In Oxalobacteraceae sp. CFBP 8761, the following are encoded in one genomic region:
- a CDS encoding hypoxanthine-guanine phosphoribosyltransferase, with product MLDFHHERARALLANATQIVTPTEVQAAVTSVADQLNARFAAPGATEFPLVLGVMGGAVVFTGTLLPQLAFPLDFDYIHVSRYGDDDRGGELVWKVIPRQNVAGRTILLVDDILDEGETLAHVKQRLLDMGAAEVMVVVFADKDLGRAKPITADLVGLSLPNKFVVGFGMDVYGYWRNLPGLWTIRPEDLKQPDAPAA from the coding sequence ATGCTCGATTTTCATCATGAGCGCGCCCGCGCGCTGTTGGCGAACGCCACGCAGATCGTCACGCCGACTGAAGTCCAGGCCGCTGTCACCAGCGTCGCCGACCAGCTCAATGCGCGCTTTGCCGCGCCGGGCGCCACCGAGTTCCCGCTCGTGCTGGGCGTGATGGGCGGCGCGGTCGTGTTCACCGGCACGCTGCTGCCGCAACTGGCCTTCCCGCTCGACTTCGACTACATCCACGTCAGCCGCTACGGCGACGATGATCGTGGCGGCGAACTGGTGTGGAAAGTGATCCCGCGCCAGAACGTGGCGGGTCGCACGATCCTGCTGGTCGATGACATCCTCGACGAAGGCGAGACGCTGGCCCACGTCAAGCAGCGCCTGCTTGACATGGGCGCGGCCGAAGTGATGGTCGTGGTGTTTGCCGACAAGGACCTGGGCCGCGCCAAGCCGATCACGGCCGACCTGGTCGGTTTGAGCCTGCCGAACAAGTTCGTCGTCGGCTTCGGAATGGACGTGTATGGCTACTGGCGCAACCTGCCGGGCCTGTGGACGATCCGGCCCGAGGATTTGAAGCAGCCCGACGCGCCAGCAGCCTGA
- a CDS encoding DUF924 domain-containing protein, translating into MDAQEVLDFWFLPASHPDHGKARAEWYRKDPAFDAIIRERFGTTITHAIAGGLREWDEQGARGVLARILVLDQFTRNVHRGAPESFAGDVLALSAARQMVDAGEHMALAPIERQFVYMPFEHAEDAGMQQLAVDQFTALAADHEGFDEALDYAHRHRGVIARFGRFPHRNPILGRASTPEELDYLSQPGAGF; encoded by the coding sequence ATGGACGCACAAGAAGTTCTCGATTTCTGGTTCCTGCCAGCTTCCCATCCTGACCATGGCAAGGCGCGCGCCGAGTGGTACCGCAAGGACCCCGCGTTCGACGCCATCATCCGCGAACGCTTCGGCACGACGATCACGCACGCGATTGCGGGCGGCCTGCGCGAGTGGGACGAGCAGGGCGCGCGCGGCGTACTGGCGCGCATCCTGGTGCTCGACCAGTTCACGCGCAACGTCCATCGCGGCGCGCCGGAATCGTTCGCCGGCGATGTGCTGGCATTGAGTGCGGCGCGCCAGATGGTCGACGCCGGTGAGCACATGGCGCTTGCACCCATCGAGCGCCAGTTCGTCTACATGCCGTTCGAGCATGCCGAGGACGCCGGCATGCAGCAGCTCGCGGTCGACCAGTTCACCGCGCTGGCCGCCGACCACGAGGGCTTCGACGAAGCGCTTGACTATGCGCACCGCCACCGCGGTGTGATCGCGCGCTTCGGCCGCTTCCCGCACCGTAATCCGATCCTCGGCCGCGCCTCGACACCCGAAGAACTCGACTACCTGAGCCAGCCTGGCGCCGGCTTCTGA
- a CDS encoding nitronate monooxygenase, giving the protein MTMPAALQDLSLPVIASPMFIASGPALVAAQCKAGIVGSFPALNARPAEMLDAWLTDLQRELADYAAANPGKKVGPIAVNQIVHQSNDRLAHDVEVCVKHQIPIIISSLRAPPREMMDAVHSYGGIVLHDIVSIRHAEKALEAGVDGLILVAAGAGGHAGALSPFALVGEIRKMFKGPIALSGSIATGDAILAAQAMGADFAYIGSRWLATKESNVSDDYRNAIVESTAADVVYTNLFTGVHGNYLKKSIVAAGLDPDNLPESDKSKMSFGSGSAKAWRDIWGAGQGVGLMDDVPTVADMVARLTAEYMAARARLAL; this is encoded by the coding sequence ATGACGATGCCCGCCGCGCTGCAAGACCTGTCCCTTCCTGTCATCGCTTCGCCGATGTTCATTGCCAGCGGACCCGCGCTGGTGGCAGCCCAGTGCAAGGCCGGCATCGTGGGCTCGTTCCCGGCATTGAATGCCCGGCCGGCCGAGATGCTCGACGCCTGGCTGACCGACCTGCAGCGTGAACTGGCCGACTACGCAGCGGCCAATCCGGGCAAGAAGGTCGGCCCGATCGCCGTCAACCAGATCGTCCACCAGTCGAACGACCGCCTGGCGCATGACGTCGAAGTCTGCGTCAAGCACCAGATACCGATCATCATTTCGTCGCTGCGCGCGCCGCCGCGCGAGATGATGGACGCCGTGCATTCATACGGTGGCATCGTGCTGCACGATATCGTCTCGATCCGCCACGCCGAAAAAGCGCTGGAAGCGGGCGTCGATGGCCTGATCCTGGTGGCCGCTGGCGCCGGCGGCCATGCGGGCGCGCTGTCGCCATTCGCGCTGGTGGGCGAAATCCGCAAGATGTTCAAGGGACCGATCGCGCTGTCCGGCTCGATTGCCACCGGCGACGCGATCCTGGCCGCGCAGGCGATGGGCGCCGACTTTGCCTACATCGGTTCGCGCTGGCTGGCGACGAAGGAATCGAACGTCAGCGACGACTACCGCAATGCGATCGTCGAATCGACGGCAGCCGACGTGGTCTACACGAACCTGTTTACGGGCGTGCACGGCAACTACCTGAAAAAATCGATCGTCGCGGCCGGGCTGGACCCGGACAACCTGCCCGAATCGGACAAGAGCAAGATGAGCTTTGGTTCGGGCAGCGCCAAGGCCTGGCGCGACATCTGGGGCGCGGGGCAGGGCGTTGGCCTGATGGATGACGTGCCGACGGTGGCCGACATGGTCGCACGGCTCACGGCCGAATACATGGCGGCGCGCGCCCGCCTGGCGCTTTAA
- a CDS encoding cysteine-rich CWC family protein, with amino-acid sequence MNSCTRCGASFSCAMADGDSAPCWCTALPPAVAVPQEAAGCWCPACLRAHIAAQSQPPSATPP; translated from the coding sequence ATGAATAGTTGCACGCGCTGCGGCGCTTCGTTCAGCTGCGCGATGGCCGATGGCGACAGCGCGCCGTGCTGGTGCACGGCATTGCCGCCGGCGGTGGCGGTGCCGCAGGAAGCGGCTGGCTGCTGGTGTCCGGCATGTCTGCGCGCCCACATTGCCGCGCAAAGCCAGCCCCCATCTGCCACGCCGCCCTGA
- the slmA gene encoding nucleoid occlusion factor SlmA has product MASTKPGQRKLQILQALAAMLEQPKGEKITTAALAARLGVSEAALYRHFASKAQMYEGLIEFIETSVFGVINQITEHEEGGLDQTRAIVQMLLGFAANNPGMTRVLIGDALVNEDERLQHRMNAFHDKVELAFKGALRVAVTQGHGQEADVAGRASLLMNYVTGRWHRFAKTGFKVNPVEGTALHLSLLLAA; this is encoded by the coding sequence ATGGCAAGCACGAAGCCCGGCCAGCGCAAGCTGCAAATCCTTCAGGCCCTGGCCGCGATGCTCGAGCAGCCCAAGGGCGAGAAAATCACCACCGCCGCCCTGGCCGCGCGCCTGGGCGTCTCTGAAGCAGCGTTGTACCGCCACTTTGCCAGCAAGGCGCAAATGTACGAGGGGTTGATCGAGTTCATCGAGACCTCGGTGTTTGGCGTCATCAATCAGATTACTGAACACGAAGAAGGCGGCCTGGATCAGACGCGCGCAATCGTGCAGATGTTGCTGGGTTTTGCAGCGAACAATCCGGGCATGACGCGCGTGCTGATCGGCGACGCGCTGGTGAACGAAGACGAGCGCCTGCAGCACCGCATGAACGCGTTTCACGACAAGGTCGAGCTGGCGTTCAAGGGGGCGTTGCGCGTGGCCGTCACGCAGGGCCATGGCCAGGAAGCCGATGTCGCCGGCCGCGCGAGCCTGTTGATGAATTACGTCACCGGCCGCTGGCACCGCTTTGCCAAGACCGGCTTCAAGGTCAATCCCGTGGAAGGCACGGCGCTGCACCTGTCGTTGCTGCTGGCAGCGTAA
- the argB gene encoding acetylglutamate kinase, with the protein MNAQVTSLTTDDQPNDLAGVSPAIKAQILAEALPYIRNFHGKTIVIKYGGNAMTDERLKHGFARDVILLKLVGMNPVVVHGGGPQIDNALKKIGKQGTFVQGMRITDEETMEVVEWVLGGEVQQDIVMLINHYGGQAVGLTGKDGGLIRARRMAMPDKEKPGEFLDIGFVGEIDAINPAVVKALQDDAFIPIISPIGFGQDGQAYNINADVVAGKIAEILKAEKLIMMTNIAGVQDKSGNLVTDLSAREIDEMFADGTISGGMLPKISSALDAAKSGVNTVHIIDGRIEHSLLLEVLTEQAFGTMIRSH; encoded by the coding sequence ATGAACGCTCAAGTGACCAGCCTGACCACCGACGACCAACCTAACGACCTCGCGGGCGTCTCCCCGGCGATCAAGGCGCAGATCCTGGCCGAAGCGCTTCCGTACATCCGTAATTTCCACGGCAAGACCATCGTCATCAAATACGGTGGCAACGCCATGACCGACGAGCGCCTGAAGCACGGCTTCGCGCGCGACGTCATTCTGCTCAAGCTGGTGGGCATGAACCCGGTCGTGGTGCACGGCGGCGGCCCGCAGATCGACAACGCGCTGAAGAAAATCGGCAAGCAAGGCACGTTCGTGCAGGGCATGCGCATCACTGACGAAGAAACCATGGAAGTGGTGGAGTGGGTGCTGGGCGGCGAAGTCCAGCAAGACATCGTCATGCTGATCAACCACTACGGTGGCCAGGCCGTGGGCCTGACCGGCAAGGATGGTGGCCTGATCCGCGCGCGCCGCATGGCCATGCCCGACAAGGAAAAACCGGGCGAGTTCCTCGACATCGGCTTTGTTGGCGAGATCGACGCCATCAACCCGGCCGTCGTCAAGGCGCTGCAGGACGACGCGTTCATCCCGATCATTTCGCCGATCGGCTTCGGCCAGGACGGCCAGGCCTACAACATTAATGCCGACGTCGTCGCCGGCAAGATCGCCGAAATCCTGAAGGCCGAAAAGCTGATCATGATGACCAACATCGCTGGTGTGCAAGATAAATCGGGCAACCTCGTCACCGACCTGTCGGCGCGCGAGATCGACGAGATGTTCGCTGACGGCACGATCTCGGGCGGCATGCTGCCCAAGATTTCATCGGCCCTCGACGCTGCCAAATCGGGTGTGAACACCGTGCACATCATCGACGGCCGCATCGAACACTCATTGCTGCTCGAAGTCTTGACCGAACAGGCTTTTGGCACTATGATCCGGTCTCATTAA
- a CDS encoding PHB depolymerase family esterase — protein MKLNRLMLAQMRSATRTLWRSGPVTPGAAVRQAMSNVNALHRVARQQMRDFTMTVTPTESAPESAPAPAPAVTPAPSATPAAAPAATASAPLTGTFIAGSHTNAAGTRDYKLYVPASYTDGPAPLVVMLHGCTQDPDDFAAGTGMNVLAEEVGCLVLYPAQSKSANPSRCWNWFNAVDQRRDEGEPSLIAGMTQTIMDTYSVDASQVYVAGLSAGGAMATIMGTLYPDLYAAVGVHSGLPFASANDLSSALAAMKGDFRRSQLENQPLPVIVFHGDRDTTVHPANGEEVVAQGARHLPQPGTTEPGNVPDGHAYTRTLYPATDGTVQAEHWLVHGAGHAWSGGQVNGSYTDGKGPDASREMMRFFRTQR, from the coding sequence ATGAAACTCAACCGACTCATGCTGGCGCAAATGCGCAGCGCTACCCGAACGCTCTGGCGCTCGGGTCCGGTGACCCCTGGCGCAGCAGTACGGCAAGCGATGAGCAACGTCAACGCGTTGCACCGGGTCGCCCGACAACAGATGCGTGACTTCACGATGACGGTGACGCCGACGGAATCTGCGCCGGAATCCGCGCCGGCCCCTGCGCCCGCCGTCACGCCTGCGCCCTCCGCCACGCCTGCTGCCGCGCCCGCAGCAACGGCCAGCGCGCCGCTGACCGGCACCTTCATCGCCGGCAGTCACACCAATGCCGCCGGCACGCGTGACTACAAGCTCTACGTCCCAGCGAGCTACACGGACGGCCCCGCGCCGCTGGTGGTGATGCTGCACGGCTGCACGCAGGACCCGGACGACTTCGCCGCTGGCACCGGGATGAACGTGCTGGCCGAAGAGGTCGGCTGCCTGGTGCTGTACCCGGCGCAAAGTAAAAGCGCCAACCCGTCGCGCTGCTGGAACTGGTTCAACGCCGTCGATCAGCGCCGCGATGAAGGCGAGCCGTCGCTGATTGCAGGCATGACGCAGACGATCATGGACACCTACAGCGTCGATGCGAGCCAGGTGTATGTGGCAGGCCTGTCCGCCGGCGGCGCGATGGCCACCATCATGGGCACGCTGTATCCCGACCTGTACGCCGCCGTCGGCGTGCATTCCGGCTTGCCATTTGCATCGGCCAACGATTTGTCGTCGGCCCTGGCGGCGATGAAGGGCGACTTCCGGCGCAGTCAGCTCGAGAACCAGCCCCTGCCGGTCATCGTGTTCCATGGCGACCGCGATACGACAGTGCACCCGGCCAATGGCGAAGAAGTGGTGGCGCAAGGCGCACGCCATTTGCCACAGCCGGGCACGACCGAACCGGGCAATGTGCCGGACGGCCATGCCTATACGCGCACGCTGTATCCGGCCACCGATGGCACCGTGCAGGCCGAGCACTGGCTGGTGCATGGCGCGGGCCATGCGTGGTCGGGCGGGCAGGTAAACGGCAGCTACACCGACGGCAAGGGGCCTGACGCCAGCCGCGAAATGATGCGCTTTTTCCGTACCCAGCGCTGA
- a CDS encoding aminopeptidase P family protein, with protein MSDATEQARTSTDSSADSHALRADRLAQLRAAMARHGIDAVIVPSSDPHLSEYLPGHWKGREWLSGFTGSVGTFIATAKFAGVWTDGRYFTQAETELAGTEIALMKIPGAASQLHVDWLAANLAAGQTAAVDARVLGLAGARLLADALQAKGVVLRTDLDLLDDVWRERPALPADAVFEHLPPFATATRADKLQATRAAMEAHGAGFHFVSTLDDIAYLFNLRGADVSFNPVFLAHALIGRGDATLFVGDGKVPADVRARLEADDVHLAPYENAVHALEALPEGATLLLDPRRVTAGMRASVASGVNVVEAINPTTFAKSRKLDSEAVNVRAAMEQDGAALCEFFAALEPLLADADRSAINEVDIDTRITAARARRPNFVSASFSTIAGFNSNGAIMHYRAEAATCATIEGDGLLLIDSGGQYLGGTTDITRVIPVGTPSADQRRDYTLVLKGLIALSGAHFPRGTRAPMLDAIARAPIWAAGIDYGHGTGHGVGYFLNVHEGPQTISPAVPPDPHTAMEPGMITSIEPGIYRPGRWGIRIENLVLNVAANKTEFGEYLAFETLTLCPIDTRCLDRSLLRPDEIVWLNDYHATVRARLTPHVEGAAFEWLMLRTEAI; from the coding sequence ATGTCCGACGCCACCGAACAAGCCCGCACTTCCACTGACTCTTCCGCCGACTCGCATGCCCTTCGCGCCGACCGGCTCGCGCAACTGCGCGCAGCCATGGCGCGCCACGGTATCGACGCCGTCATCGTGCCGTCGAGCGACCCGCACCTGTCGGAATACCTGCCCGGTCACTGGAAGGGCCGCGAATGGCTGTCCGGCTTCACGGGCTCGGTCGGCACCTTCATCGCCACCGCGAAATTTGCCGGCGTCTGGACCGATGGCCGCTACTTCACGCAGGCTGAAACCGAACTGGCCGGCACCGAGATCGCGCTGATGAAGATCCCGGGCGCGGCCAGCCAGCTGCACGTCGATTGGCTCGCCGCCAACCTTGCCGCCGGCCAGACTGCCGCCGTCGATGCGCGCGTGCTGGGCCTGGCCGGTGCACGCCTGCTGGCTGACGCGCTGCAGGCCAAAGGCGTCGTGCTGCGCACCGATCTCGATCTGCTGGACGATGTCTGGCGTGAGCGCCCGGCGCTGCCGGCCGACGCTGTATTCGAACACCTGCCACCGTTTGCCACCGCCACCCGCGCCGACAAGCTGCAGGCCACGCGCGCCGCGATGGAAGCGCATGGCGCTGGTTTTCACTTCGTCTCGACGCTCGACGACATCGCCTACCTGTTCAACCTGCGCGGCGCCGACGTCAGCTTCAATCCCGTGTTCCTGGCCCATGCGCTGATCGGCCGTGGCGACGCCACGCTGTTCGTTGGCGACGGCAAGGTGCCGGCTGACGTACGTGCGCGTCTGGAAGCCGACGACGTGCACCTGGCGCCGTACGAGAACGCCGTGCATGCGCTCGAAGCGCTGCCCGAAGGTGCAACGCTGCTGCTCGATCCGCGCCGCGTCACGGCCGGCATGCGCGCGAGCGTGGCCAGCGGCGTGAACGTGGTCGAGGCGATCAACCCGACCACATTTGCCAAGTCGCGCAAGCTCGATAGCGAAGCCGTCAACGTGCGCGCCGCGATGGAGCAGGATGGCGCCGCGCTGTGCGAATTCTTCGCCGCGCTCGAGCCGCTGCTGGCGGACGCAGACCGCAGTGCAATCAACGAAGTCGACATCGACACGCGCATCACCGCTGCCCGCGCGCGCCGCCCGAACTTCGTCAGCGCGAGTTTCTCGACCATCGCGGGCTTCAACAGCAATGGCGCGATCATGCATTACCGCGCTGAAGCCGCCACCTGCGCCACCATCGAAGGCGACGGCCTGCTGCTGATCGACTCGGGCGGCCAGTACCTGGGCGGCACCACCGACATCACGCGCGTGATCCCGGTCGGCACGCCGAGCGCCGATCAACGGCGCGACTACACGCTGGTGCTGAAAGGCCTGATCGCGCTGTCGGGCGCCCACTTCCCGCGCGGCACCCGCGCGCCAATGCTCGACGCGATTGCACGCGCTCCGATCTGGGCCGCCGGCATCGACTACGGTCACGGCACCGGCCATGGCGTCGGCTACTTCCTGAATGTGCACGAAGGCCCGCAGACGATCTCGCCGGCCGTGCCGCCGGACCCGCATACCGCGATGGAGCCGGGCATGATCACGTCGATCGAGCCGGGCATTTATCGCCCGGGGCGCTGGGGCATCCGCATCGAAAACCTGGTACTCAATGTCGCCGCGAACAAGACCGAATTCGGCGAATACCTGGCCTTCGAGACGCTCACCTTGTGCCCGATCGACACCCGCTGCCTCGATCGTTCGCTGCTGCGGCCCGATGAAATCGTCTGGCTCAACGACTACCACGCCACCGTGCGTGCGCGCCTGACGCCCCACGTTGAAGGCGCCGCGTTCGAGTGGCTCATGCTGCGCACGGAGGCAATCTGA
- a CDS encoding DUF1289 domain-containing protein, giving the protein MAPELQIPVPSPCINICQMVPETGLCQGCLRTIDEIVAWGTATDETKRAIWAEIRRREGEIDWQ; this is encoded by the coding sequence ATGGCTCCCGAACTGCAAATCCCCGTACCGTCGCCCTGTATCAATATCTGCCAGATGGTCCCCGAGACGGGCCTGTGCCAGGGTTGCCTGCGCACCATCGATGAAATCGTCGCCTGGGGCACGGCCACGGACGAGACCAAACGCGCGATCTGGGCCGAGATCCGGCGCCGCGAGGGCGAGATCGACTGGCAATAA
- a CDS encoding pyrimidine 5'-nucleotidase, translating to MATSLPRAPVWLFDLDNTLHDASHAIFPAISANMNTYIARVLSQNGETATQAMINAARVGYWKRYGATLLGMMRHHQVCPTDFLRETHDIGPLADLLRFERGLGRLLRRLPGRKILLTNAPNSYSTEIVRRLKLHNHFSHHVAIEHMHVHRQLRPKPSKLMLRRLLRKHGVAAQRCILVEDTLANLRTARQLGLRTVWVTQYLRMADPIGTAPLPRTLKCPGYVNVKVKSVRQLPARLSRLR from the coding sequence GTGGCCACTTCCCTACCCCGCGCACCTGTCTGGTTATTTGACCTCGACAACACCCTGCACGACGCATCGCATGCGATTTTTCCGGCGATCAGCGCCAACATGAACACCTATATCGCGCGCGTGCTCAGCCAGAATGGCGAAACTGCCACGCAAGCGATGATCAATGCCGCGCGCGTCGGGTACTGGAAGCGCTACGGCGCGACCCTGCTCGGCATGATGCGCCATCACCAGGTGTGCCCGACCGACTTCCTGCGCGAGACGCACGATATCGGGCCGCTGGCCGACCTGCTGCGCTTCGAGCGCGGCCTGGGCCGCCTGCTGCGCCGCCTGCCGGGCCGCAAGATCCTGCTGACCAATGCGCCCAACTCGTACTCGACCGAGATCGTGCGCCGCCTGAAGCTGCACAACCATTTCTCGCACCATGTGGCGATCGAGCACATGCACGTGCACCGCCAGTTGCGGCCCAAGCCGTCCAAGCTGATGCTGCGCCGCCTCTTGCGCAAGCATGGCGTGGCCGCGCAGCGCTGCATCCTGGTCGAAGACACGCTGGCCAATCTGCGCACCGCGCGCCAGCTGGGCCTGCGTACCGTCTGGGTCACGCAATACCTGCGCATGGCCGATCCGATTGGCACCGCCCCCCTGCCGAGGACATTGAAATGCCCCGGTTACGTCAATGTCAAAGTAAAATCCGTGCGGCAACTTCCTGCGCGGCTGTCGAGGCTGCGTTAA